The following coding sequences are from one Formosa haliotis window:
- a CDS encoding MBL fold metallo-hydrolase: protein MKSFVYYLCCFFIGCNTLFAQQSPVFQVVPLGVKGGVDESNLSAYLVAPIQSSKYVCLDAGTIHAGIEKSVANKVFNVPTSTVLQDYIKGYLISHAHLDHVSGLIINSPADSPKTIYATQECMAMMQNHYFNGETWANFGDEGPGFQIKRYHFKTLNLLEEIPISNTDMWVTPFPLSHVNPFRSTAFLIRKNEDYILYLGDTGPDAIEKSADLKNLWKVIAPLIKSKKLRAMFIEVSFPNHQADTALFGHLTPNWFYKELKVLQDLTGKKALTGFNTIITHLKLPVENMTAIKKQLQDQNDLGLNLIFPEQGEKLEF from the coding sequence ATGAAATCTTTTGTTTACTACCTATGTTGTTTTTTTATTGGCTGCAACACCCTTTTCGCTCAACAATCACCAGTATTTCAAGTTGTTCCTTTAGGTGTAAAAGGAGGTGTGGATGAGAGTAATTTATCTGCATATTTAGTCGCCCCTATTCAATCCTCAAAATATGTATGTTTAGATGCCGGTACAATTCATGCTGGCATTGAAAAGTCGGTTGCTAACAAGGTTTTCAATGTTCCAACATCTACAGTTTTACAAGATTATATAAAAGGTTATTTAATCTCACATGCGCATTTAGATCATGTGTCTGGCCTTATTATTAATTCTCCTGCCGATTCACCCAAAACAATATATGCTACACAAGAATGCATGGCCATGATGCAAAATCATTATTTTAATGGCGAAACTTGGGCTAATTTTGGAGATGAAGGTCCTGGATTTCAAATTAAACGCTATCATTTTAAAACCTTAAATCTTTTAGAAGAAATTCCGATTTCAAATACCGATATGTGGGTAACCCCATTTCCTCTTAGTCATGTTAATCCGTTTAGAAGCACAGCTTTCTTAATTCGAAAAAACGAGGATTATATTTTATATTTAGGAGATACTGGCCCTGATGCCATTGAAAAAAGCGCCGACCTTAAAAATCTTTGGAAAGTGATTGCTCCACTAATAAAAAGCAAAAAATTACGTGCCATGTTTATTGAAGTTTCTTTCCCGAATCATCAAGCAGACACCGCTTTATTTGGGCACTTAACCCCAAATTGGTTTTATAAAGAACTCAAAGTCTTACAGGATTTAACAGGTAAAAAAGCGCTAACTGGTTTTAATACTATAATTACGCATTTAAAACTTCCTGTTGAAAATATGACAGCGATAAAAAAGCAATTACAAGATCAAAACGATTTGGGTTTAAATTTAATTTTCCCTGAACAGGGTGAGAAATTGGAGTTCTAA